The Lolium perenne isolate Kyuss_39 chromosome 6, Kyuss_2.0, whole genome shotgun sequence genome segment GCGGCAGCACGGCAACTTCCCCCTCCCCGCCCGCGCCGACATGAACGACGTCCTCGCCGCCCTCGCCCGCGCCGCCGGATGGACCGTCCAACCCGACGGCACCACCTTCCGCTCCTCCTCCTTGTCCCAGCCGCCGCTTCTCCCTCCCCCTGCCCAATTCGTACGTGCGCGCGCGCCCTCTCCAGCATCTCATTGCCTTCACTTACTTAGATGCTCCGTATGGTAATTCTAGTGTTGGATCAGTCCCTTGCTTAATTTACAATTATGTGGTGCCAAATGCGTAGAGTTTTCAAGAAATAGTTACTAGCATTGTGTTGCATCCCTAACACATTCGTGTTGCTGATGAGTCATTTCTGATTTGCAGCAGGGAGCTTTCCAGGCTGCTTCTGTGGAAACCCCAGCTTTCACTAGCCATCTGAACAGCTACGCCATCGGGACGCCGCTAGACTCCCAGGCTTCTGGCCTACAGACAGACGACAGCCTTAGCCTGTCACCGTCGTCGTTGGACTCAGTCGTGGtggcggagcaaagcattaagaaTGAGAGCTATGGGAATTCGAGTTCGGCCAATTCGTTGAGTTGTATGGGTAGTGATCAGGTGAGCACAGTGGTGCCTTTGATTCACTTTACGGATGACAGTGATACGCCGATGTTTGTAATCGTAAACCAGAGGACCTTGGGGTCTAAGCATCGCTATAATATCTTGGTGTCTATCAGCTCTTCGTAGTTTATAAACCGTAAAGCTAGTTACCATTTTGCCAATGCTAGGGCCTACAATGCTGTAGCTCCTCCAGTTTGCAGTAACTTTTTATTTAAAGACGCTTGCAGTAGTTTTCTAGTTGAAGTATTTATATGGACCACTTATATATGAGGCTAGAGTACAGTGAACATCAATATAATGAATTGTGTTATCAAGATCACTGAGTCTTCATCTCGCAACCCAGCtacaattcctttgagcttttaATTTAGCAAAGCATTTGGGAGAAAACATCATCTTTTTCTGTGATTGTTCAATTGTAACAGTTAATGAGAGCATCAGCAGTATGGGCGGGTGATTACACAAGAACTCCATATATACCAGTCTATGCCTCTCTGTCTGTAAGTTCCTGTTCAACCTCTTGATCACATTTTTGCTGTGTTACTTTTCTTTTCTCGGTTTCTTCACATTCACACCATTTCCAATATACACATGGTATTTACATGCTGTGAGTAGAGTTCTGAAGTTTATGTTTCAGAAATTGCAAATTTGCACCCTAAATTCGCAAGCTTGTATCACTTAGTGTTGGGGCTTGCAATTACAGTCACCCTTGGTCATTTACCTTTTTACAACAAATCCAAAGGTATGGCATGTTATTTCAGCTGGGCTAAGTGAGTAGATGAGGTGGCTTTGTTGTTTCCTTTTGAAGTTTTGTAATCTGCAGCCTATATGGACTGCAGATCTCATCAATTGCATTCTTAGACATATATGACAACCATCTAAATACGGCCACACAACAGATGCCATATTATCCCAAGTAAGGCAGGCACGCATTGCCAATCAACAGAACTTAACACTACCAGCCATCACAAGTCCATGCAAATATATGAAGATGTGACCAAAACCTTATGGTGctctagattttttttttgataagTCCTGGTGCTCTACTTAAGCATGGTAGAAATCACTAACTGAGCATATATCGAAGGTCAATTCCCATGGCTCTACGATTGAGATGCATCTGTCTTTATTTCTGCCTCCCTCTGTTTGCCATCACCGCTTTACATCCCCCGTTGCTGCCCTGGATCTGGATGGGTTCCACTTTGCTGTGCAATGGATAGCGCAGGGAGTGCGAGAACTGTGGGACTGGTTCACTCTTTAAGTTGCTACAGTACTCTGTTCGCCGTGTCATTTGCTGATACAAGAGGAAAGTGTGTGCAAAATGGACTCCTTTTTCTTGCCCCTTTCTACTGGTTTAGTGCTAGATCGATCAACTTGGCAGTTGACAGTCATGTGCTCTGATGTGATGCCAGGCCATTTTTGGCTTATTCATTGGATGTCACATAATAGGCTAAAATGGATGGCCAAATGTGAAGATTTGATCGTATGTTTTTACCAGGTTTGCCCCTACTTGTGACTCTTGTCATGGCCAAGTGGATCTGTAACTTGAATTTCAGATGTAGCACCAAATTTCATACTTCACACAAATTGTATGAAGCTGACTGATAACTATAGGACTGTGCTGTATGCAGCCCATTCTTAATTAGAACTGTGTGTTTAAATTAAATTGTAAGTTCAGATAGTTGTTGTTCTTATCTGCCAACCGTATATTCCTGAAATTTGCAAATCTATGATCTATGTACCACGCCATGCTTTAGCATTGTTGCTGTTGCTGTAGATGGGCATTATCAATAGTTATTGCCAATTGGTTGATCCAGAGGCTGTACGTGCTGAACTAAGGCATCTGAAGTCTTTGAATGTTGACGGAGTTGTTGTTGACTGTTGGTGGGGAATTGTGGAAGCCTGGACTCCTCAGAAGTACGAATGGTCTGGCTACAGGGACCTTTTTGGTATCATTAAAGAGTTCAAGCTAAAAGTTCAGGTTAGCATACTATCATAACTTTGTGACATTTGTAGGATGCTATTAGCCTATTACTCACACATCTGATATTTTCATTTGTAGTAACTTTGTACACTGAGTATGCAATTGCGTACCATAGTTTCATAGTAGGCATAAGTTTTGTTACAAGATTGACAAATGACGTTGCATACTTTCATCCAACGTTTTGTTACATTAAGTACTGGTCATTGACTTATATAACAATTAAACTATAGTTGGGTCTCTCAAACCTTAAGTATTGATATAGAGAAAAGCATGGTTTTAAAGGCGCCAAGGCGTCCTAAGGCGAAGGGGGGGCGCTCTGACGCTTAGGCGACGCCTAGGCGGACGCTTTGGACGCCTAGGCGCCTAAGGCGGGCGTTTTTCTAAGGCGGAGGGGGAGCGCTTGGACGCCTAGGCGTCCCTAAGGCGACGCCTAGGcgacgcctttaaaaccatggAGAAAAGGCATCCATTCATTGGATTTGAATGGACTATAACTTTCTAGACTTTTGATATAACCAGACATTTGACCTTCCAAGCAAGTAACATGACTAAACCATTTGAGTTTATATGTTTTCAGTTATGAGCATGACACAACTAGATAGGCTTCTCTATTCTCCTCTGTTATATCGAACTCGGACTAACATTGACTAACAAGTGTTTTTCAACAAATGCAAGGTTGTATTATCATTTCATGGGTCTGGGAAGTGTGGATCTGGTGATGTGTTAATCTCGCTCCCTAGGTGGGTCATGGAAATTGCACAAGAGAACCAGGATATATTTTTCACTGATCGAGTAGGTAGGAGAAATACAGAATGCCTTTCCTGGGGAATTGACAAAGAGCGTGTCCTTCGAGGGAGAACTGGCATTGAGGTATTGGGTCATCCTTGGTAATTtttcttctctcttcttcaaACTCTCCTTTAGCATATGTTTTTATTACGAAAACAAACAGTTGTTCTTCTCTTTAGACAAGCATTACTTCGGCCTATTCCTAGTGACATTTTTTTAATATTAATTCATAGTCTTCGTACACATCAGTAactatagtactccctccgatccaattACTTGTTGCAGGTTTAGGCAAAATGTTGCCTAAAATCTGTCTATGTGCATTGAATATGCGACAAATAAtttagatcggagggagtactatatcTTGTAGATAACAACTAGCTGTTCTCTCATTGGATATGCTAAACTTGCACATTGGCATCTGTAATCTTGTTTCATATCAACTCTAATAGAAGGAGAAACTTGTGTACTGATACTTAATAATATTATATGCAGGTTTATTTTGATTTCATGAGGAGCTTTCATATGGAATTCAGAAGCTTGTCTGAAGAGGGTCTTATTTCTGCTATTGAGATTGGATTGGGTGCTTCTGGAGAGTTAAGATATCCTTCATGTCCAGAAAAGATGGGCTGGAGATATCCTGGTATTGGTGAATTTCAGGTATTTACCTAAAACTCCAAAGCTTTTGCATTTTTCTCAAATTAAAAAAAGAGGGTATTTGCTTAACTCCAAGTTTGAGCCATTAAAGAGAAACATACTCCAGTTACCGATTTTTCTGCTTCTGAACCTTTCTCCTTTTATTCATTGAGCCTGAAGAAGTGTAAAATATTATTATATTGCGCAATTTTTCGTTATAGTATTAAGAGGACTTCATATTGTGTTGAACAAAGTTCATGAGTACTCTAGAAGTACATGTGATATGTGATAAGATTGGTGGTGGCAATCCTGTTGGCACCTTGTTCTGTTGTTATTATGCTGCAGTAGACGAATATATATGCACAGTAGGCACCCTTGGAGAACATTATAATACTGCTTTATCTTTTCAAACTTTAGACTAGTGCGCTATGACTTGAGCTTACCTTTTGGATTGTACATATCCAAAATGTAATGTGCTACATTATCTGTGGTGTATAGTGgcatgtatatttttgtgattgcATACataatacactcttttgttgattGCTTTGTTGACAGTGTTACGACAGGTACATGCAAAAGAACTTGCGGCAAGCAGCCTTGACACGGGGTCATTTGTTTTGGGCCCGTGGACCTGATAATGCTGGCTACTATAATTCAAGATCACACGAGACTGGTTTTTTTTGTGATGGAGGTGATTATGACAGCTACTACGGGCGCTTTTTCCTTAATTGGTATTCTGGAAtccttgttgatcatgtggatcaGGTGCTCTCACTTGCTACTCTTGCATTTGATGGAGCAGTAATTATGGTGAAGGTATGCTATTTCTCCATATAGTTGTTGGTTGGGCCTTCAAGCACAATATTCTTCTCTCTAATTTTGAGAAAACTTCACATGTATTCCTTGTGCTTTCTCTCTCTCTAGGTTACCATGTAATTATCATATAAAACTTTGCACAAAATGGGTATTCCTGTtaaacattttattttattttattttattctgGATTGCGCTTCTGTCCCAAGCAGCCGAAGATTGCTAAAAACCTGGCATAGTATTATAGCTTTGACAACTCATGTGGAGTGGAGTTGAATGCCTAATCATGAGACATCCCTCGAGTTTAGGCGAGAAATGGTAAAGAAGCTCAAAATGCTAATAATTAGATCGACTATTTGAAATTAGTTCAAATTCCTAAGCAAACTTGAGAAATACTGTAATCATATCCATATCCACGTACACATACATTAAGTGGATACTTTGCCTGATCTTATTGTACAAGCTTTCAATATAGCATGTGCTGCCCTGATAAGTCCATGGtacttttttttttcgaaatgggagcttaaagccccagcctctgcatctagAAGATGCACACGGCCGTTTTATTATGGCATAGTTTTAAAGTATCAAATCATCCAGCAAAAAAATATTACAC includes the following:
- the LOC127308585 gene encoding beta-amylase 8 isoform X2 codes for the protein MATKHPHQAADPAASPPPPPSRRPRGLASASSPAPVRRSGEREKERTKLRERHRRSITSRMLAGLRQHGNFPLPARADMNDVLAALARAAGWTVQPDGTTFRSSSLSQPPLLPPPAQFGAFQAASVETPAFTSHLNSYAIGTPLDSQASGLQTDDSLSLSPSSLDSVVVAEQSIKNESYGNSSSANSLSCMGSDQLMRASAVWAGDYTRTPYIPVYASLSMGIINSYCQLVDPEAVRAELRHLKSLNVDGVVVDCWWGIVEAWTPQKYEWSGYRDLFGIIKEFKLKVQVVLSFHGSGKCGSGDVLISLPRWVMEIAQENQDIFFTDRVGRRNTECLSWGIDKERVLRGRTGIEVYFDFMRSFHMEFRSLSEEGLISAIEIGLGASGELRYPSCPEKMGWRYPGIGEFQCYDRYMQKNLRQAALTRGHLFWARGPDNAGYYNSRSHETGFFCDGGDYDSYYGRFFLNWYSGILVDHVDQVLSLATLAFDGAVIMVKIPSMYWWYRTASHAAELTAGYYNPTNRDGYSPVFKMLKKHSVILKVVCYGPEYTVQDNDEAFADPEGLTWQVMNAAWDQGLSISVESALPCFDNEMYPLILDTAKPRNDPDRHHVSFFAYRQKTPFLLQGNVCFSELETFVKCMHGEATQNFVD
- the LOC127308585 gene encoding beta-amylase 8 isoform X1: MATKHPHQAADPAASPPPPPSRRPRGLASASSPAPVRRSGEREKERTKLRERHRRSITSRMLAGLRQHGNFPLPARADMNDVLAALARAAGWTVQPDGTTFRSSSLSQPPLLPPPAQFQGAFQAASVETPAFTSHLNSYAIGTPLDSQASGLQTDDSLSLSPSSLDSVVVAEQSIKNESYGNSSSANSLSCMGSDQLMRASAVWAGDYTRTPYIPVYASLSMGIINSYCQLVDPEAVRAELRHLKSLNVDGVVVDCWWGIVEAWTPQKYEWSGYRDLFGIIKEFKLKVQVVLSFHGSGKCGSGDVLISLPRWVMEIAQENQDIFFTDRVGRRNTECLSWGIDKERVLRGRTGIEVYFDFMRSFHMEFRSLSEEGLISAIEIGLGASGELRYPSCPEKMGWRYPGIGEFQCYDRYMQKNLRQAALTRGHLFWARGPDNAGYYNSRSHETGFFCDGGDYDSYYGRFFLNWYSGILVDHVDQVLSLATLAFDGAVIMVKIPSMYWWYRTASHAAELTAGYYNPTNRDGYSPVFKMLKKHSVILKVVCYGPEYTVQDNDEAFADPEGLTWQVMNAAWDQGLSISVESALPCFDNEMYPLILDTAKPRNDPDRHHVSFFAYRQKTPFLLQGNVCFSELETFVKCMHGEATQNFVD